The DNA window AAAATGGCCTCAGGGTCTTTCAGGTGGAGTCCGACATGTTCCGGCGCGATCGAGTTCGCAATCTCCACGGCCTCTTCCATGTCACGGGTTACCACCAGAATGCCCAAACCCTTAAGCGACTCCTCGGCAAGCTCCCTGCTCGGCAATCCCTCTAGCTGTTTGTTTATCTCTGCCTCGACGCCCTCGGCCAACTGTCTTGACGGTGTTACCAGCATGGCCGCGCCCGGGTGCTCGGCCTGGGACAAAAGGTCCGACGCGATAAGCGCGGCATCCGCCTTTTCGTCGGCCAGAATCACCACCTCACTCGGTCCCGCCAGCATGTCAAGGTCTACGTAGCCGTACACCTCCTTCTTGGCCATCGTAACGAACACGTTTCCCGGCCCGACTATTTTGTCTACCTTTGGCACCGTGTCGGTCCCGAAGGCCAGTGCTGCGATGGCCTGTACGCCGCCGATCTTGTATGTGTCCGTAACCCCGGCCTCCTTTGCCGCCACAAGCCTCTCCGGCGATATCCTGCCGTCCTTCCCGGCCGGTGTACACATAATCACCATGTCCACACCGGCGGTCCGTGCCGGTACGGCACACATGAGCACGCTGGAGGGATACGACGCCCTGCCGCCGGGGGCGTATACACCCACCTTCTCTATCGGCCTGTAGATAAGTTCCAGCGATATCCCATCGTTGGAGAATTTACCAGGTGAATCCGTTTTTATATGCTCTTGAAATGCGACAATGCTGTCCCTTGCCTTTTTTATTGCCTTTAAGAAGGACCCATCAACCCTGTTATAGGCCTCTTCTATCTCCTCCTCCGATACTTTCAACTCATCCCCGGTAATGGAGACGCCGTCGAAGGCGGAGTTGTAAAATAGCACGGCATCATCGCCCTTCTCCTTCACGTCGGCGAGAATGCGCCTGACGGAATCTATGGGCGACAATCTCTCGCCGAACACCTTTGCGGTCAACCCGGCGTCGATATTCTGGGCGAACGAGCCTTCAAAGGTGTCGAGGCGCTTTTTGATGCCGTTTACCAATTTTGTGCGGTCACATTCCGATGTGCTTACAATCTTCATCACTAATCCTTACCGGGACTGTCCGCCTTTCCAATAGAGCGTACCCCGT is part of the Candidatus Bathyanammoxibius amoris genome and encodes:
- the hisD gene encoding histidinol dehydrogenase, with amino-acid sequence MKIVSTSECDRTKLVNGIKKRLDTFEGSFAQNIDAGLTAKVFGERLSPIDSVRRILADVKEKGDDAVLFYNSAFDGVSITGDELKVSEEEIEEAYNRVDGSFLKAIKKARDSIVAFQEHIKTDSPGKFSNDGISLELIYRPIEKVGVYAPGGRASYPSSVLMCAVPARTAGVDMVIMCTPAGKDGRISPERLVAAKEAGVTDTYKIGGVQAIAALAFGTDTVPKVDKIVGPGNVFVTMAKKEVYGYVDLDMLAGPSEVVILADEKADAALIASDLLSQAEHPGAAMLVTPSRQLAEGVEAEINKQLEGLPSRELAEESLKGLGILVVTRDMEEAVEIANSIAPEHVGLHLKDPEAILPGLRHAGTIFMGSFSPVAVGDYIAGPSHVLPTGGTARFFSGLGVNDFIRRSSVISCSKEALMEVAPDIITMAEAEGLPAHAQSVRMRLK